In Nocardia sp. XZ_19_385, the sequence CGGCGGTGTCGATGAGCACGACGTCCACGCCGCGATCGATGCCGGCGCTGACCGCGTCGAACGCGACGGCGGCCGGGTCGGCGGCTTCCTTGCCGCGCACGGTCTCCGCGCCGACGCGCTCACCCCAGGTCTGCAGCTGATCGGCGGCGGCGGCACGGAAGGTGTCGGCCGCGCCGAGCAGCACGCGGCGGCCGTCGGCGACCAGCACGCGGGCGAGTTTGCCTGTGGTGGTGGTCTTTCCGGTGCCGTTGACGCCGACCACCAGCAGGACCGCGGGGTGGTCGTCGTGCGGCAGGGCGCGCACCGAGCGGTCCAGCTCCGGGCGCAGCGCTTCGATCAGCACCTTGCGCAAGATGGCGCGGGCCTCTTCAGGGCTGCGCACACTGTGGGCGGCGATCTCCTCGCGCAGGCGGGTGACCACGGCCGCGGTGCTGGCGGTGCCGAGATCGGCCAGGACCAGGGTGTCCTCGATCTCCTCCCACGAGTCCTCGTCGAGGTCGCCGGCGCCGAGCAGGCCGAGCAGGCTCTTGCCGACCGCGTTCTGGGAGCAGGCCAGGCGGCCACGCAGGCGGAACAAGCGGCCCTCGGTGGGCTCGATCTCGTCGAGGGTGGGCGCGGGAGCCTCTTCGACGACCTCGACAACCTCGACGGATTCGACGACCTCGACAGTCTCGACGGACTCGACGTCGCCGTCCGGCAGCGTGACGTTGGTGATGCCGCGCTTCGGGGCGTCCCGCGGGATCGCCGCGTCGTCGCCGACGTGCGGCTGGCCTTCGTCATCGGTCCGCTCGAGAGGAACGGGTTCGAGAGTCGCGGTGTCGGTACCGCCCTGACTGAAGCTGAACCCACCCTGGGCCGTATAACCACCGGACCGGTCGGTCACCTCCTTGTCCGGGGTCGGCGGCGCAAGCGACACCCGGCGTCGCTTGTACCGGACGGAACCGGCAACAAGCACCACCAGCAGCAGCGCGGCAATCGCGGCGATCAGAATCCATGCTTCGGCACTCACGGGCCCCATCCTTGCAGAACCCCGACACGCCGCCGACTAGGCACAACCGGACGAGTCCGGCAGCGGCGGCTTGTAGCCAGGCAGAAGCCAGTTGTGCACTGAACACAACCAGCGAGATTTCTTGTCCTGCGGAACTTCTCGCGAACTGACAATAGGATCGGCAGCGTGACTGACCGAAACGTGCTTGGGGGGCCGCTCGAAGAATGCGGCGCCGATCCTCTCACCGGCTTCTATCGGGATGGCTGCTGCAGTACCGGCCCGGAGGATCTCGGCAGCCACACCGTCTGCACCGTTGTCACGGCCGAATTCCTGGAGCACCAGGCCTCCATCGGCAACGACCTGTCCACCCCCCGTCCGGACAACAACTTCCCTGGCCTGCAACCCGGCGACAGATGGTGCGTGGTCGCCGTGCGCTGGTTGCACGCCCACGAGGACGGCGTCGCCGCACCGGTTGTGCTGGCCGCCACACATGAGAACGCCCTGGAGGTCATCTCCATGGACATCCTGCGCAAATACGCCGTCGACGTGCCGGACGACGTAAGCGACCTGCTGTAAGTCGTAAAGGCCGATTTCCGCGCGTCCTGAGGGTCAGCGCGGCGGAAGCGGTTGGGCGGCGCGGCGGCGGTGTGCCTTCTGGCGGCAGGCCGCCGAGCAGTAGCGGGCTGGGCGGCCGGTTGGCGGGCGGTGGAGTTCGGTGGCGCAGATCGGGCAGCGCGGGCCTTTTGTTTCGTTACGCGGTGGGGTTTCGTTCTGCGAGTTGGGGTTTGTGGCGGGTTTCGTTACGGGGGTGGTGCGCAGGGCGTCGAGGACCAGGGCGGCGCCGCGGACGAGGCTGCGGTCGGGACGTTGATGTCGTTGGATGGCAACGCATCCGGTGAAGATGTCGAGGACGTCGGCGAGAGCGATGTCGGGGCGGACCGCGCCTTGCTGCTGGGCGGCGTCGAGAAGCGCTTCGAGGGCGCGGTGGAAGCGGGCGCCCGCGCTCTGGATCAGGGCGCGGGGCCAGCCGTCATCGGATTGCACTATGTCGCAAAGAGCCTGGTTGCCGGGGGTGGAGGCGACTACCTCGGTGCACACGGCGAAGAAGGCGGCGCCGGGGTCCGCGGTGTTCTGGTGTGCGGCGGCAAAGCGAGCCAACCGGTCGATTCGCTGCTGCATAACCGCTTCCAGCAGATCGGATTTCGTGGGGAAATGCCGGTAGACGGTGCCCGCGCCGACACCGGCGCGGCGGGCGATCTCGGCCAGTGACACCGAGATTCCGTGTTCGGCGAAGGCCTGCTGCGCGGCGGCCAGGACCAAGGCGCGGTTGCGCCGGGCATCGGTGCGGGAAACGGGGCCGAGAGCGGTGGATGGAGTGGACATTTCGTTACGGCCTTCCGTTTTCGTGCCTGGTTCAGCGGGCCGCACCACCCGTATGGTCCGGAAGCGGGTCGTCCGACCCGATTGAATCTAGCAGTCTCACAGAAGCAGGCACCGAATGTCCTTCCCGCAGAATCCGATCCTCGTCACCGGCGCCACCGGCAAGCAGGGCGGCGCCACCGCGCACCGGTTGCTGGCCGCGGGTGTCGCGGTCCGCGCACTGGTCCGCGACCAGAACACCGAGGCCGCACAGGCTTTGGCGGCCGCCGGGGCCGAACTTGCCCTCGGGGATTTCGACGCACCCGACACCCTCGAAGCCGCGCTCGCCGGGACGCGGGCAGTCTTCGTCGTACCACCCGCCGCCTACGGAGCAGGGGGCTGGGATCTCGAATTGGAAGCCGGGCGCGGTGAACTCCTGGTGCGCCTCGCCCGCACGGCCGGGGTCGATCAGCTGGTCTTCACCGGTATCGCCTCGATGGGCAACGACGACAACTGGGGCACCGGCGGCAAGCGCCGCATCGAACAGGCCGTGATTGCCAGCGGCCTGCGCTACACCATCCTGCGGCCGGTGCGCTTCATGGAGAACTATCTGATGCAGGGCTTCCCGGTGGACGGCATCAACGACGGCGTGCACCGCCACCTCTTCCCCGCCGACCGCCCGCTGCAGATGATCGCGGTCGCCGACGTCGCCGAATTCGCCGCCCTCGCCTTCGCCGACCCGGACCGTTTCCACGGCCTGACCCTCGAAATCGCCGGTGCGGCAATCAAGCCCACCGAGGCCGCGGCACTGATCAGCGAACACATCGGCCAACCGGTGCGCTACGAGGAGCTCACCGAATCCGACGCGGCGGCCATCGGCCCGGAGATCGCCAATGTCTGGCGTCTGAGCCGCCACACCGGCGGCTGGCACGCCGATATCCACGCCCTGCGCGCCATCCATCCGGGCCTGACGACCCTCGAATCCTGGCTCACCACAACTGGATCCGCCCAGCTGAAAGCTATCCTCGCGAGCTGAACATCCGAACTTGTCGGTGTCTCGTGCGACCATGCGAGCGAGAACAGGATCCAAGGCGTGAGGAGTCGGTGTGACAACGAGTTTCGGGGATATCGCGGATGACTTCTTCCGGTTCACCGCGGAGGTGGTGTGGTGCACGATCACCACGGTCGACGGCAAC encodes:
- a CDS encoding TetR/AcrR family transcriptional regulator — translated: MSTPSTALGPVSRTDARRNRALVLAAAQQAFAEHGISVSLAEIARRAGVGAGTVYRHFPTKSDLLEAVMQQRIDRLARFAAAHQNTADPGAAFFAVCTEVVASTPGNQALCDIVQSDDGWPRALIQSAGARFHRALEALLDAAQQQGAVRPDIALADVLDIFTGCVAIQRHQRPDRSLVRGAALVLDALRTTPVTKPATNPNSQNETPPRNETKGPRCPICATELHRPPTGRPARYCSAACRQKAHRRRAAQPLPPR
- a CDS encoding NmrA family NAD(P)-binding protein, whose amino-acid sequence is MSFPQNPILVTGATGKQGGATAHRLLAAGVAVRALVRDQNTEAAQALAAAGAELALGDFDAPDTLEAALAGTRAVFVVPPAAYGAGGWDLELEAGRGELLVRLARTAGVDQLVFTGIASMGNDDNWGTGGKRRIEQAVIASGLRYTILRPVRFMENYLMQGFPVDGINDGVHRHLFPADRPLQMIAVADVAEFAALAFADPDRFHGLTLEIAGAAIKPTEAAALISEHIGQPVRYEELTESDAAAIGPEIANVWRLSRHTGGWHADIHALRAIHPGLTTLESWLTTTGSAQLKAILAS
- a CDS encoding DUF2237 family protein; the protein is MTDRNVLGGPLEECGADPLTGFYRDGCCSTGPEDLGSHTVCTVVTAEFLEHQASIGNDLSTPRPDNNFPGLQPGDRWCVVAVRWLHAHEDGVAAPVVLAATHENALEVISMDILRKYAVDVPDDVSDLL
- the ftsY gene encoding signal recognition particle-docking protein FtsY, producing MGPVSAEAWILIAAIAALLLVVLVAGSVRYKRRRVSLAPPTPDKEVTDRSGGYTAQGGFSFSQGGTDTATLEPVPLERTDDEGQPHVGDDAAIPRDAPKRGITNVTLPDGDVESVETVEVVESVEVVEVVEEAPAPTLDEIEPTEGRLFRLRGRLACSQNAVGKSLLGLLGAGDLDEDSWEEIEDTLVLADLGTASTAAVVTRLREEIAAHSVRSPEEARAILRKVLIEALRPELDRSVRALPHDDHPAVLLVVGVNGTGKTTTTGKLARVLVADGRRVLLGAADTFRAAAADQLQTWGERVGAETVRGKEAADPAAVAFDAVSAGIDRGVDVVLIDTAGRLHTKTGLMDELGKVKRVIEKKAEVDEVLLVLDATIGQNGLMQARVFAEVVDITGVVLTKLDGTAKGGIVFQVQHELGVPVKLVGLGEGADDLAPFEPGAFVDALLG